A genomic segment from Aegilops tauschii subsp. strangulata cultivar AL8/78 chromosome 1, Aet v6.0, whole genome shotgun sequence encodes:
- the LOC109751038 gene encoding uncharacterized protein — protein MVGHGAAEVSPEKTKWGRIGRRQGLLAMAPVGIGAGGCGCGCGCSWVLIYDQVVPSGTSRRRRWVPLLRIEAGGAREAAATAYISLDEHGEARRAINALVTGHWSIARRIVTLCLMDFSGSNHSHTRRRLLLGLSCPRCLQKSQGWPTFWLASGR, from the exons ATGGTAGGGCACGGAGCCGCCGAGGTGTCGCCGGAGAAGACGAAGTGGGGGCGGatagggaggcgccaggggctgctGGCAATGGCGCCCGTCGGGATAGGCGCcggcggctgcggctgcggctgcggctgctCATGGGTTCTGATCTACGACCAGGTGGTGCCTTCAGGGACGTCGCGCCGTCGGCGGTGGGTGCCCCTGCTCCGCATAGAGGCCGGCGGCGCCAGGGAGGCTGCTGCTACAG CTTATATAAGCCTGGATGAGCATGGGGAGGCCAGAAGGGCCATTAATGCACTGGTCACTGGTCATTGGTCAATCGCAAGAAGGATTGTGACACTCTGCCTCATGGATTTCAGTGGAAGCAATCATAGCCATACCAGACGTAGATTATTGCTTGGTTTGTCCTGTCCAAGATGTTTACAGAAATCCCAAGGCTGGCCAACATTCTGGCTTGCCAGTGGGCGTTGA